In Struthio camelus isolate bStrCam1 chromosome 20, bStrCam1.hap1, whole genome shotgun sequence, the DNA window CACACAGCCCCTGGGGCTCTCGCAGCCCCAGGAACCACCGGACTGAGCGCTTCGTTTTTGCAGGAGCAACCACCTTCGAGGAGGGGGATGGTGGCTGGCATGACGTTAGCGTGGGCCGGCTGCACTGgggggtgcagagagctgccgaGCCTGCGGGCACCACCCTCAGGGGAGCGGGTAAGACCCTGCCAGTCACTGAGATGATGCCTACTGGTCCCTAGCACTGCGAGGGCTCTCGGactgcagagacccccccccaccccgctccttCTCTTATTCCTGTTCctgctcttgctccctctcctgctcctgctcctgctcctgctctggctgatcaggggagtgggtgccaccgtGGGAAGGGACAGGCTGGTGCACAGGGAAGGTGCTGGCAGTGGGGTGCTTGGGTTGGGGGCACTGGCAGGGATGCAGACCCTGACCTCTTGCCATGTCTTCTTGCCTAGGGGCTTTCCTGGCCCTCCAGAGCGGAGCAGGGCAAATGCTGACCGCTGCGAAGGCGCGCACTCCTCTGCTGGGCCCCTCCGGTCCAGCCTGCGCCATGGAGATGAGCTACCGCATCCCCAGTGACCACCAAGGTAAAACCCCTCCGGCCTGGCCCTGGGCTGCCCCGCCAGCTCGGGGCAGGGCAGATCCCCCCCCAAGCCACCACCTGGCTTTGCTGCACCTCCCAGCCCCACGCCGCTGGCGCCAGCAGGTCCCTGCTGCGTGGCCAGGCGGGCGAgcagggcgccgccgcctccgcacCGTCCCTCTCGCGCAGGCTTCCTCGCCGTCAGCGTGGCCGATCACGCCACGGGCGCGACGCAGCTGGCCTGGCAGGCGCAGGGGCACGGCAGCGCGGCCTGGCAGCGCGTCAGTGTCCCGCTGGGGGAGCGAGCCAGGCCCTTCCAGGTAACACCGGCGGGTGGGCGACGCGCTCGCGGGGCACTGCGGGCCGGCCCTGGCCCCTGCTGCGCccaagagcagaggcagcggctGAGCTGGTGCCCCAAGGTGGCCCAGCCCACAGCGGCTCCGTCCTGGGGACAGCAGCAGGGACACCGCCGGCTGCCGGCAGCGTGTCGGGTGGCCCGAGGCTGGCGAGGGAGCCCCAGGGCCGGGACTCACTGGCTCCACGTCCCCCAGGTTGAGCTGCTCGGGCAGACAGATCTGCACGATACAGCGAGCGTGGCCGTCGACAACGTGACTTTCGTTCACTGCGACCCCGGCGTTGCTCCTCCGGAGGCTGCAGGTGCCAGCAGCTGCCGGACAGACAGCGAGGGAGGGCGGGCTGCGGGCAGGAGATCTGCGGGAGGCGGATGCTGCTCCTGTGGTGGCTGCCCGGTGACCGTGACCCCGTCCTGCCGGCATGCGCTGAGCCCTGCAGTCAgcagggccatggggcaggagcacGGTCCACGCGTGCATCCTGCCCGCTGGCGCTCGCCTGCCCCAGGAGCACGGGCCAAACCCAGGGAGCGGGTCAGGGGGTGAGGGGACATGCTGAAGTGGTGGGGGAGGCATATTTTGGGGGCCTGCTTGCTTTTTGGGTGCTTTATCCGTACACCCTCACCGTGGCCTTCTCTCCCCGGCCAGAGATATCTTGCAACTTCGAGATGGGCATGTGCGGCTGGTACCAGGATCAGCGCAGCGACTTCAGATGGGTCCGAGGCACGGGGCAGGGGCACGGCTCCGACCACACCACCGGCTCGGGTAAGGAGCCAGGCCCTCGGCCCCCACGCGGCTCCCAGCAGCTCCGGGGGGCCCCCACAGCCTCCCACGTGCCCGGGGCCAGGCGAGTCCCCGAGCAGCGCCGTGCACGCCGggcgagctcggccagggcagccccggggccgggagggTGGCGGGACGAAAGGCGTTGCAAGGCTGCGTGCGTGGCGGTGCAGCTGGGAGCACCCCTcttgctgcccgccgccgccgccacccacGTCTTCGACACGCAGGCTACTTCCTCGCCGCGGACCCCACCGCGCCGCAGAGCCGCGGGCAGCGGGCACAGCTCATCACCTACTaccagccgcccgccgccgccgcaacgCAGTGCCTCTCCTTCTGGTACCGCCTGGCTGGCCCGCAGATCGGTAggctcccgccggccgcgcgcccTCCCCGGCGTGctggcgcccggccgcggccccatGAGAGCTGCCCGAGGGGAGCACCGGGGCGGCTGCCCCCGCggctccccagcgctcccctCCGCCCAGGCACGCTCAGCCTCAAGCTGAagcgcgaggaagaggaggcgaCGGTGCTGTGGACCAGGAGCGGGACCCAGGGCAGCGTGTGGCACCGGGGCTTGGCAACGCTTCGCCTCGAGGGGCAGCACAAGTACCGGGTGAGGCAGCatggcgggccgggcggcggggacgcCTGGGGTGcccgcagggcccccggggccgggcttcCTCTCGAACCGGCATCTCTCCCCGCTGGCCCGCCAGCTGGCCTTCGAGGCCCTGCGCGACGGCTTCCTGGGCGAGGTGGCTCTGGACGACGTGACGCTGCGCGCGGGGCCCTGCGGCGCCCAGGACTTCTGCTCCTTCGAGGCTGGCACCTGCGGGCTGGTGGCCAGCGGGCAGCCCACGTGGCTGCGGCAGAGCAGTGGCACgggcgccaccgccgccggcccaCCGGCCGACCACACCACCGGCACGGCCGCAGGTACCGGGCCAGGGCCTGCCGGGTCTTGGGGGGAGACCTGCTGCTGGCCCTGAGTGTCCTGCCTGccagccctgtccctgtccctgtccctgtccctgtccttgaCCCTGTCCCTGTCCTGCCCCTTTCTCCATCCCTATGCCTATcgctgtccctgtccctgcccggTCCCTGTCCCTACCCTGGGCCAGCTGTGCCAAGGGCAccccctttgctgccagctggccCCCAGGCTGGGCACCCCAGCCTCTGCACCCCTCTGCAAGTGCTTGAGCATGAGATGAGCACTGAGGGGGCACCAAGCTCTCCAAACCTGGGGGTCCCCAAGCCCAGAGCTCCCCAACCAGTCATGAAGGGTTTTTCCTGGCAGACCCTGCTGTCCCCCCACCACAGGCAGGGTGGGACAGGGGGGTTATGGCGCGGGGGCTCTTCTCTCCCCAGGCCATTACATGCTGGTTAGCACCAGCAAGGGCTCCCTGCCGGCGGGGCGCGTGGCTGAGCTCACCTCCGAGCTGTACGAGCCCTCCACGCAGGCTCAGTGCCTGGCCTTCTGGTACCAGCTGAGCGGCGAGGCCCCAGGTGAGTACCATGTCGCGGTCAGCGCCGGAGCAAGGCAAACCCCAGGATTCCTGGATCCTGCCTGTGAAGCTGCTGGTGGGTGGGAACCTTGAGATGAGCTACCGGCCCCAGCCACACAGCCTCCTGGGGCAAGCTCACTTCTTGCCTCTGGCCTGTGGGGATCTATGGCCAGCGGTGTCCAGACAAGGGTATGGACCCTTGCAACAGCAGGACATGGTAAACATGTGTGGTCACCATGGCCTCAAACCCAGGCCAGCTCTACCCACCAGACCTGCTGGCCCCATTACCAGATCTCCCAGGTGGCAAGCAGAATGGAGGCTGGTTAACTCCTCTAATGCCAAGGCATGGCAATCCCACCCATCCCGTCCTCATACCACCAGGAACCCCTCCCTGCTCCATTCCTGGGGTTCGCATCCAGCATCTCTGGCCCTTGGCAGGTTCCCTCAGCGTCTTCGTGGAGGAGAGCAGCATGCGGACGAAGCTGTTTGTTGTGAGCGCCATGCAGGGGAGCACCTGGCACCACGGCCAGGTCACCATCCAGGCAGACAGAGACTGGAGGGTGAGAtggggcagggtcctgggcactgcagcacgGGGCACTCAGGTACGCTCTGTCCCAGCAAGGATGGAGGCTGCAGGAGGCATGGCCGCGACGAGGGAACACCAGCATGGGCAGGCGATGAGCCCTCCTCCAGGCCTCCTGGGGACAAGTGCCAGGCATCAGGGATCTCCTGGTCCTGGGTGCCACCTgcgccagggctgctgcctgatCTCAGTCCGCGCCCCGCTCTCCACCTCTCCGGCAGGTGATATTCGAGGCAGCAGGAGGTGGGGGTGACCGCGCATATGTCGCACTGGACGATCTGCACGTGATGGATGGTGCTTGCCCAGAACCAGGTGAGATCCCACCTGACATGACAGTGGGTACTATGCAGGCTCCACTGTGGCAAGGCCAAGGGTGCCCAGCCTGGTCTGGCTGAGCCACCCCATCTGCCTGCCAGCATGACCAGCGCAGCCACCAGCCACCCTGCTCAAGTCCAGAGCTTTACATGGCCCAAATCTGCAGCTGCCGGTGGTGgttgggggtggcggggggggggggggggggggagcgaccAGAGCAGACCACGGCACTTGGTGGGTGCAGAAGAAAGGTGACCGTGCCTGTAATGGCCCATGCAGCACCACCAAGGGTTTTTCCTCCCAGGTTCCTGTGATTTTGAGCTGGACACGTGCGGCTGGAGCAGCCCCTCGGATGACCACCCGCATGGCTTCGCCTGGGGCCAGAAGAGCGGGGTCCCCCTTGCAAAGTACCCTGGCCCTGAGCAGGATCACACGCTGGGCACAAAGGATGGTAGGAGACCATCAGGGTGTCCCAACATGGCCAGGTAGACTGGAGGAGCTGGAAATCGACAGGGTCACCCGCGCTTGCCTCCCTGGAGCATCCCAGAGGGCTGGGCAAGCAGCCTTAATAGCCATGCCTCCTTGCCAGCTCCACCCTGGCTTCAGGTCGGTCTGAAACGGGACCAAGTGGGGCAGATCCTCCACCCTATGGCAAGCAGACACCCACCCAAGTGGCACCAaccagcacagccccactgcaGGGCCCAGCCCTGAGCACGTGGTGGGGACGGCTGGCTCCACTGCCTCCCGTCCCCCTCCCCTGAGAGGGGCTGCTCAGCCCCAAGGGCAGCGAGGAGCCGGGGAAGGCAAGCCTTGGAGTGGTATCTGGGGTGCAGGACAGAAGGCGACCCTGTCCCTTGTTCCTGCTTGTGCAGGTCACTACATGTACTTTGACGCCAGCgtgctgggcccagcgggcactgcTGCTCAGCTGGAGAGCCCAcacctgcctgcagctgccgactCCTGCCTCCACTTCTGGTACCACATGGACATCCCAGAGCACCTCCGTAAGTGCTGCTCCACTCgtgggggctggagccaggcacagCGAAAGCAGGGAGGACAGGGAGGAAGATACTGTCCCCGGGGAGGTTCCTGGGCAGATGAGCTCATGATGGGAGCTGGGGGCTTAATCAAGGACTGCCACCCTCCTGATCCAGCTCCGGTTGTGCAGCAGAGAGGGTCTGTTCCTGgtgggctctgccttccccatagGGGACAGCATGGCTGGAAaggcacagctgctctctgcaagcCTCTGGCTGGCTCCTTGGCATTGATGCTGGGGATGCCTGTCTCGCTCCTGTATTGCAGCTGGCGGGGAGCTGCGTGTGAGGCTGCACAGCGCCGAGGGGCAGCGCACGGTGTGGAGCATGGCAgggcaccagggctggggctggctgagCGCCACTGTGCCTGTGCAGAGCCCCAGCGAGTTCCAGGTGAGCAGGGCCATGTGCTCCAGCCAGTCCAGCCAGCCTGCACCCCTGCTGCAGGGTGCCCTCCCAGCACAATGTCACGCCGCATCTTGTCTTCCTACAGATCGCCTTTGAGATCACCACCAGGACATGGCCAATAAAAGGGACCATCGCACTGGACGACGTAGAGTACAGTGCTGGGAGGGGCTGCAATCCCAGCCCAGACATACCTGGGAAAGGTgaggggctctttctggctgaagCAGCTCTGAGCAACAGCATCCCATGCGCTTTCCACACACGCCCAGCCCCAGCAAGCTGCCAGCGGGGTGGCGTGGATTGGGGGGTCCTATGCAACAGAGCAGCTCACACCAGCCgccagaggcagagctgggcacagaTGCTCATTTGACCTCGCATTTCAGCACCCAGAGCACAGGATTTTATACTCCCTACCTTTTGAGAAGGCTATGGGGAGGCTGATGGTACAAAACAGCCGCATCCAGAACAGCAGATGCATTTTGACTGCATGGGAGAAGAGCAGGGGACAACAGAGCATCTTTTTAGCGGCACACAAAGGCTCACTGCACGCTGCCTTAGGGGCACCCCGCTGGCAGAAATAACATACAGCGAGCATCATCAGTGCAGGACACCCTCGAGGAACGGGTTGCTCTGCTGGGTCCTGTGAGATGCGCTGGACAGGGCATGAAGGGTTAACCCTGAATCACTCAGGCCACTGGGGCTTTTGTAGAGGCCTGAAGCAGCCCTCCTTGACCACAGGTCTGGCCTAGCAGCATCTCCTTTTGCTTACAGAGAAGAAGTCTTCCAGCAGCTTTGTGGCAGAGGTGGTGATCAGCCTTCTCCTGGCCCTCATAGTCCTGGCCCTGGTAGCAGCAGGTGGATATTACTTGCTGAAGAGGAGAGGGCAAGCGAGCAGGATGCCTGCAGAGAGCAGTGCCCCCCAGGGCTTCGACAACATCACTTTTCAAGATGTAAGGAGTTGACCCTGACCCTCGGGAGGGGTGGGAAGGGCTCTTCTGTTTGCCCAGCTGCCCAAGCCAGCACATCGGCAGGCTCTGAAACAGCACTTTCTGAAAGTTCAGCAATTCCTGACAAGCCCCCAGTCAGTCCACAGTCTGCAAACACATCAGAAAGGTGCAAAGGCCTCTTGTTTCTTATCTGATAGCCAGCAAATGAGTGACTCCAGAGTTGTAGGACTGACCTAGAAATGTTGCTGATGCGATCAGGCAATTGTTTCAGAAACAGCTGAGGCTGAGATCCCTCTCCCTAGTGCCCTACCAGTGAGGAGGTCCTGCAAATATTCCTCATCCTCTTCTATCCAGCAACTTAAAATCTTCTCTGGCAGCTTAAACAACATTTGGTTTCCTTCCACCAGTTTGGTGCCATCTAGTCCCCAGCAGAGCTGCTCGGATAGAAACACTGACAGTTGCTCCAGGACTGATCCCAAAAGAGGACATGAAGCCCATTTGGCCTTTTTAGGTTGTTTATTTGTTGGCATTAAAGTGTGCCGACAGGTTCCCCCCTCTACTACCTGGAAGAGGTCAATGTATTTCCTGTGAGATATAGCCTATGCTGATTACAACCAATTTATGTTCACCTTTCTTTACAGGACAAGGTCATTATATCTCCACTACCAAAGGAGGGGGATGAAGATTGAAATATTAAGTCAACACCACTAATTGCCACCTTGTGCCCGTTAGCTGCATACAGAACAGAGCATCTTTCAGCAAGACCTCACACTCCCGCAGCCTAGTCTGGCTCTGAGGTACTCTTGCTGTCTGACATCGTGCCTATCAAATAAAAAGCTGCAGTAGGCACTTAAGACAAGGTCACagctcaggagagagagaagagctgctTCCTCCACTACTTCCAAGACCTTGAGAAAAGCACTGTTGTGTAATATGAACTTTTTATACTGCACTGAGAAATCTTAACGTGCCTGTGCTTTGACAAACACAAACACTTAACAGAAGGATCTTGCAGCAGGAGTGGTCATCCTTTTCTGAGGAGAGCAGGATCCTGGCAATAGCAAGTTTCTCAAATGAAAGGGGTCTAAGCACATTCCTGCACCACCGTTGGGGATGGGAGGAAGATCATCTGGTGTGGCACGAGCTATTTCCCACACTTCAGGACTGCCTACacagaacacaagaaaacaagTCCAATAGCTGCCAGGGCACAAAACGGCCATGGTGAGGAATACAGTGCTTCAGCTGTTTGTgtttggggggaagagggggaggtcAGGTAGGGAAGTGAGCAGAGCAGGTGGTAGCATGTCACACAGCTGATGCCAGAGAACAGCCCTGACCCATCTGTATGGGTACTCACCTAGCACAGAACTGCCCACCCTTGTTTCAAGGGCCCTTGATAATTTGTGTTTAAATGTCATTGGAAAAGATAAGTTTCCTGAGGCACAAGCGAGGCTCTCAGCCAGAGAGCTCACCATTCCTGCAGCCAGGCCACAGGCCATCAGAGGAGACCCTAAGCCAAGgattcccctccccccacaaccaaCTTTTGAAACCTATTTAATACTATTGCCCTAAGCAATCCATAGCCAAACCTACTACATAAGTACAACAGTAGACAAACCAGTTCTGCTTTTGTGCAGGAGAGTAGCCCATTAGCAAGTCTGCTCTCTTCAAAAACCTTTGTAGCTTGTTTGTGGCTTGCAACTTTCCTGGTTTTGGACAAAAGCCTCTTTTTCCTAATACGCTGCTACACAGGATTCTTCAGCTCTGTCCTGCTTGTATTATGACAAACTGTCACATCAAGCATGATCCTTAAACCTACATTTGCACCTGTCTTGGTGGTGCTACCCAGTAGGAAGGGAAACAAGCCTTTCAGCTAAGCTGTATTTCTGTAGCAGCATGCTAGGTAAGAGTGGTTACAAAAAGAGATAAGGAGGGTTCTGGCTTCATATAAATGCATGATTGTCTTTTCATCAGCCTTGCTCTTTAGAACTCCACAGAGACTCTACTCACCTTCTCTGCACAAGGTAAGAAACACTGTATTGATTTCATCTCCAGGATGCAAGCCAAAGCTGCAGTCCTAGTCTCCAGGGAAAGAAGCAGAACAGCTAGGAAGGTTGTGACTACGCCAGAAATTGGTGCAAAAGCAGTCTTCTCCCAAATGCTTTAGGTAGCCCTGTTAATtatatttctaaaagaaagaggGTGCTACAGCACCACTCAGGTTCAACAGAGAATTACACTACCAGCTGGTGAACAGGCAGTGACTACCCATTGCAACTGAAGGGTATCAAACTTTATTATAGATCTCTTTAAAACAGGCTGgaaggaacaaacaaaaatgtcattGCAATGCAGTGACTGAGTCATTCAATTCAAATGCAGACACTGATCAACCCCCAACTCTCCCAaactatttatatataatatatcccACCCTCCCCCAAAATTGCTCCAATTAAATGATCCCACTTCAGATCACCCCAAGTGTCTTAACATTAGCTGCTTCTAAACACCAAGACGCACGTATTTTCTGGCAAATTAGATGCAGTTATTTTTTTGGGTTTAGTTCCTCAATCtctggaaaggaggaaggaaaaacaaaaccaggaaaaTCGCTTCTTTAAGGTTGCCTTTTTACAGCAAGTACAGATTCTGCAGATTTCCCCCCCAAAGCAAGTCTGAAACCCTCTTGTTCAGCTTGGCAATACGATGAGAGATTCTGGTGGTTAAGGAGAACCAACCAGACGAGATCAGTCTTAACAAACTGATTTCGaggctttgttttcatttccctttggGGCCAGTTTCAAGTGGTTTTCCAATATCCTTCCCACGCAGTTTAAGGCCTGGAATAAGACAGAGAAGATAGCCTTCATCATCTGCTATGTTATGATCATTCACCTGATAGCTTTACTTCCTTAATCGTTGCTATAATGGAACATTGAAAAAAAGAGGACAAGGGACGAGGTTTAGGAAGAATCCCACTTTGGTTTGTAGGAGCATCAGACTAGTTACAGAGAAAGCTCCAATTCTTGCTTGTGCATTGACTGTGCTCCTAGGAAATAATATTTGAACAGGCCTAAGATAGCCACGTAAACATTAATGATTGCAAGATACTTTACTGAATTGACATCAATCCTTCAAGGGTCTCAGCATCTCTCTGATTTTGAGAGGACAGTACAGAGAAGGGCCCCAGGACGCCGTCCCATACATAaggacggtgggggggggggggaggggaggaaaaaaaggagaacgaGGGCTTTGAGTTGTTTTAGTCAGCAGATCCAAGTAT includes these proteins:
- the MAMDC4 gene encoding apical endosomal glycoprotein isoform X1, with protein sequence MSGHAVLLVLALLGRAALLGASTVVNSCGSPAEQLCDFVCNCSDCSDENQCGYLGVSVVLGTPFTCDFEEGDCGWRDVSTSAYRWALARASLDAWGTGPHSDHTVGTNLGWFMAAADPPGKTPATAWLRSPVMREAAAACEIRAWYHLSGSGGCDRMPAAGRARLGVPQRHGAGQQGGTGPTLPLAQGQSQAAPADRQAASTQRWVPAILLTSSSPQTQYAAGPRRPGPHPQGRRGGAAPTEQRAGGTGACGYVSAIPAGLNQTERPALRLALESGDETVELWQSPEHGGEGWHELVAYPGRTAGPFQLTFSLTPSPARGAQLVLDDIVFRNCGLQQPGRQLCEEEESACARGPCVPLDRFCDGTDDCGDGSDEAAPRCQPFDACSFERDLCGWEAEAGQPAWERKANVNSGAAYGLPSRDHSSNSRAGYFLRVGSASVARAGSAARLSSPSFQATNSCSLVLYCHLHGSATSSLSIYYVTASTKKLLRERTGDLGAYWVRERVEFNVTETFKVLIEGVANGTGTVALDDVILSPGCRQEQEKPQITLPGRDPAGPCTAEEFACDSGQCIGAELACDFAEGCADGSDEKRCGATTFEEGDGGWHDVSVGRLHWGVQRAAEPAGTTLRGAGAFLALQSGAGQMLTAAKARTPLLGPSGPACAMEMSYRIPSDHQGFLAVSVADHATGATQLAWQAQGHGSAAWQRVSVPLGERARPFQVELLGQTDLHDTASVAVDNVTFVHCDPGVAPPEAAEISCNFEMGMCGWYQDQRSDFRWVRGTGQGHGSDHTTGSGYFLAADPTAPQSRGQRAQLITYYQPPAAAATQCLSFWYRLAGPQIGTLSLKLKREEEEATVLWTRSGTQGSVWHRGLATLRLEGQHKYRLAFEALRDGFLGEVALDDVTLRAGPCGAQDFCSFEAGTCGLVASGQPTWLRQSSGTGATAAGPPADHTTGTAAGHYMLVSTSKGSLPAGRVAELTSELYEPSTQAQCLAFWYQLSGEAPGSLSVFVEESSMRTKLFVVSAMQGSTWHHGQVTIQADRDWRVIFEAAGGGGDRAYVALDDLHVMDGACPEPGSCDFELDTCGWSSPSDDHPHGFAWGQKSGVPLAKYPGPEQDHTLGTKDGHYMYFDASVLGPAGTAAQLESPHLPAAADSCLHFWYHMDIPEHLPGGELRVRLHSAEGQRTVWSMAGHQGWGWLSATVPVQSPSEFQIAFEITTRTWPIKGTIALDDVEYSAGRGCNPSPDIPGKEKKSSSSFVAEVVISLLLALIVLALVAAGGYYLLKRRGQASRMPAESSAPQGFDNITFQDDKVIISPLPKEGDED
- the MAMDC4 gene encoding apical endosomal glycoprotein isoform X2 yields the protein MSGHAVLLVLALLGRAALLGASTVVNSCGSPAEQLCDFVCNCSDCSDENQCGYLGVSVVLGTPFTCDFEEGDCGWRDVSTSAYRWALARASLDAWGTGPHSDHTVGTNLGWFMAAADPPGKTPATAWLRSPVMREAAAACEIRAWYHLSGSGLNQTERPALRLALESGDETVELWQSPEHGGEGWHELVAYPGRTAGPFQLTFSLTPSPARGAQLVLDDIVFRNCGLQQPGRQLCEEEESACARGPCVPLDRFCDGTDDCGDGSDEAAPRCQPFDACSFERDLCGWEAEAGQPAWERKANVNSGAAYGLPSRDHSSNSRAGYFLRVGSASVARAGSAARLSSPSFQATNSCSLVLYCHLHGSATSSLSIYYVTASTKKLLRERTGDLGAYWVRERVEFNVTETFKVLIEGVANGTGTVALDDVILSPGCRQEQEKPQITLPGRDPAGPCTAEEFACDSGQCIGAELACDFAEGCADGSDEKRCGATTFEEGDGGWHDVSVGRLHWGVQRAAEPAGTTLRGAGAFLALQSGAGQMLTAAKARTPLLGPSGPACAMEMSYRIPSDHQGFLAVSVADHATGATQLAWQAQGHGSAAWQRVSVPLGERARPFQVELLGQTDLHDTASVAVDNVTFVHCDPGVAPPEAAEISCNFEMGMCGWYQDQRSDFRWVRGTGQGHGSDHTTGSGYFLAADPTAPQSRGQRAQLITYYQPPAAAATQCLSFWYRLAGPQIGTLSLKLKREEEEATVLWTRSGTQGSVWHRGLATLRLEGQHKYRLAFEALRDGFLGEVALDDVTLRAGPCGAQDFCSFEAGTCGLVASGQPTWLRQSSGTGATAAGPPADHTTGTAAGHYMLVSTSKGSLPAGRVAELTSELYEPSTQAQCLAFWYQLSGEAPGSLSVFVEESSMRTKLFVVSAMQGSTWHHGQVTIQADRDWRVIFEAAGGGGDRAYVALDDLHVMDGACPEPGSCDFELDTCGWSSPSDDHPHGFAWGQKSGVPLAKYPGPEQDHTLGTKDGHYMYFDASVLGPAGTAAQLESPHLPAAADSCLHFWYHMDIPEHLPGGELRVRLHSAEGQRTVWSMAGHQGWGWLSATVPVQSPSEFQIAFEITTRTWPIKGTIALDDVEYSAGRGCNPSPDIPGKEKKSSSSFVAEVVISLLLALIVLALVAAGGYYLLKRRGQASRMPAESSAPQGFDNITFQDDKVIISPLPKEGDED